TCTTTTTTGAAGTGGCGGCTAAAAGTAGCAACATTCAACCCACAGAGCTGAGCGACCTCTTTTTCATAAATTTTCTCATGATAGTGAGCCTCCACAAAGGCTTGCGCAGCGTAGGTTTTTTTCATTTGATAGGTCTGAAACCGTACCTCAGGTGGAAAAGAGTTAGATAGCAAGTGAGCTTTCCAACACAGTGGGGCGGTTGCATCTTTTGACAAGCTATCCAGCGCTAAGACAGCGGCGACACTGTTTACCAGTTCTTGAGGCGGAAAAGGCTTAACGAAATAATCCCAAACCTGGGTTCGTAAAGCCCAAACAGCCAGTGTCTCTGAGTGCTGCTCGGTAAGCATAACGATGGGAATTGATGGAAACAGACATCTGGCCTGTCGTAATGCTGAAAGTCGGGAAATATCGGGATAATCGTATTCGAAACACAGAAGTAGCGGCGCAGTTTCCCGTATTTTTTGATCGATTTCTTCA
This Gammaproteobacteria bacterium DNA region includes the following protein-coding sequences:
- a CDS encoding response regulator transcription factor, which encodes MECLGERGGMDTLHILWIDLRSVHHQSSFYHYLNKNWRVSRISGVEEIDQKIRETAPLLLCFEYDYPDISRLSALRQARCLFPSIPIVMLTEQHSETLAVWALRTQVWDYFVKPFPPQELVNSVAAVLALDSLSKDATAPLCWKAHLLSNSFPPEVRFQTYQMKKTYAAQAFVEAHYHEKIYEKEVAQLCGLNVATFSRHFKKEHETTFRGYVVNFRICKARELLQNPNAMVTDIAYSVGFNDPSYFTRMFRRIVGVSPSHYHETYKIE